One Aliiroseovarius sediminilitoris DNA window includes the following coding sequences:
- the dnaE gene encoding DNA polymerase III subunit alpha has protein sequence MTKHPRFIHLRVHTEYSLLEGAIPVKTLPGLCAAAGMPAVAVTDTNNMFSALEFSVTAAGDGVQPIMGCQVDVAFDTPAPGEKPRPAAPLVLLAQNERGYENLMKLNSCLYIDKGAELPQVQLDELERYSEGLICLTGGSEGPVGRLLQDGQRPKAEALMRRFHACYGDRLYVELQRHPGEGGQTTQAERATEQGFVEMAYAMGIPLVATNDAYFPKQKLYEAHDALICIKEGAYVDQQEGRRRLTPQHYFKSPEEMITLFADLPEAIDNTVEIARRCAFMAYRRDPILPKFADDEVEELRRQANEGLQGRLAVIPHAVSIEDYQKRLDFELDIIEGMGFPGYFLIVADFIKWAKDHEIPVGPGRGSGAGSLVAYALTITDLDPLRYSLLFERFLNPERVSMPDFDIDFCMDRREEVIRYVQEKYGRDKVGQIITFGALLSKAAVRDVGRVLQMPYGQVDRLSKLIPVEGVKPVSIEKALAEEPRLREEARAEEVVDRLLTYGQQVEGLLRNASTHAAGVVIGDRPLDALVPLYQDPKSDMPATQFNMKWVEQAGLVKFDFLGLKTLTVIQNAVDLIRGQGRDIHISANGDTLYDPPEGTENEINTIPLDDEATYKLYAAAKTVAVFQVESSGMMDALRRMKPTCIEDIVALVALYRPGPMENIPTYCEVKNGLREIESVHPLIDHILEETQGIIVYQEQVMQIAQVMAGYSLGGADLLRRAMGKKIKEAMDAERPKFEKGAAENGVDAKKASEVFDLLEKFANYGFNKSHAAAYAVVSYQTAWLKANHPVEFMAGVMNCDIHLTDKLSVYAHEVRRGMEIEIVPPCVNRSLETFSVDGARVVYGLGALKNVGIEAMKLVVEGRKVDGVDKPFATLFDFARRVDLKRVGKRPMEMLARAGAFDQLDPNRRRVFDSLDALVSYSAAIHEQRASNQVSLFGEAGDDLPEPRLSPVGDWLPNERLAEEHKAIGFYLSGHPLDDYLPALKRKGIMTLKELRDKAERSGAAVGKVAVNVSGLQARKSARGNQFFRLNIDDPTEQVSGILLFADDFEACRKVFDETMQVVMQLEGRFEEGQFDPRGRSVAPLDAVIADAGGMALKLYLDQPDTLTQVANLLKAAAEKTRNVRPGEVSVCLMDPSLPGEVEMTLGQSFPLNPQIKGALKSLTGVIDVEEV, from the coding sequence ATGACGAAGCATCCCCGATTCATTCACCTGCGTGTGCACACCGAATACTCCCTGTTGGAAGGGGCCATTCCGGTCAAGACGCTGCCGGGCCTGTGTGCTGCTGCGGGGATGCCTGCGGTCGCCGTCACAGATACCAACAACATGTTCTCTGCGCTTGAGTTTTCGGTGACGGCCGCTGGCGATGGTGTTCAGCCGATCATGGGGTGCCAGGTCGATGTGGCGTTCGACACGCCCGCCCCCGGCGAAAAACCCCGCCCTGCCGCGCCGCTCGTTTTGTTGGCGCAGAATGAGCGTGGGTATGAAAACCTGATGAAGCTCAATTCCTGCCTCTATATCGACAAGGGCGCAGAGCTGCCGCAGGTTCAGCTTGATGAACTGGAACGATATTCCGAGGGGTTGATCTGTTTGACGGGCGGATCGGAAGGGCCGGTGGGTCGGTTGTTGCAGGATGGGCAACGTCCGAAAGCCGAGGCGCTGATGCGGCGGTTTCATGCATGTTACGGCGACCGCCTTTATGTCGAGTTGCAGCGCCATCCCGGCGAGGGTGGGCAGACGACACAGGCCGAGCGCGCGACCGAGCAGGGCTTTGTCGAAATGGCATATGCGATGGGCATTCCGCTTGTTGCGACCAACGACGCCTATTTCCCCAAGCAGAAGCTTTACGAGGCACATGACGCCCTGATTTGCATTAAAGAAGGCGCTTATGTTGACCAGCAGGAAGGCCGCCGTCGTCTGACGCCTCAGCACTACTTCAAAAGCCCCGAAGAGATGATCACGCTGTTTGCCGATCTGCCCGAGGCGATTGACAACACCGTGGAAATAGCCCGCCGCTGTGCCTTCATGGCCTATCGCCGCGACCCGATCCTGCCCAAGTTTGCCGATGACGAGGTCGAGGAACTGCGCCGTCAGGCCAATGAAGGGTTGCAGGGTCGACTGGCCGTGATCCCCCACGCGGTCAGCATCGAGGATTACCAGAAACGTCTGGATTTCGAGTTGGACATCATCGAGGGCATGGGTTTCCCCGGCTATTTCCTGATCGTGGCCGATTTCATCAAATGGGCCAAGGATCACGAGATCCCCGTCGGTCCGGGCCGCGGTTCGGGGGCTGGCAGTCTGGTTGCCTATGCACTGACCATCACCGACCTTGACCCCCTGCGCTATTCACTGTTGTTCGAACGGTTCCTGAACCCCGAGCGTGTGTCGATGCCCGACTTCGACATCGACTTCTGCATGGATCGTCGGGAAGAGGTGATCCGGTATGTGCAAGAGAAATACGGCCGCGACAAGGTGGGGCAAATCATCACCTTCGGCGCGCTTCTGTCCAAGGCCGCCGTGCGCGATGTGGGGCGGGTGTTGCAGATGCCTTACGGGCAGGTGGATCGCCTGTCCAAACTGATCCCTGTCGAAGGGGTGAAGCCTGTCTCGATCGAAAAGGCACTGGCGGAAGAGCCGCGCCTGCGCGAAGAAGCCCGCGCCGAAGAGGTTGTTGACCGGTTGCTGACCTATGGCCAGCAGGTGGAAGGGCTGTTGCGAAATGCTTCGACACACGCCGCGGGTGTGGTGATTGGGGACAGGCCGCTGGACGCGCTGGTGCCACTGTATCAGGATCCCAAATCCGACATGCCCGCGACCCAGTTCAACATGAAATGGGTTGAACAGGCGGGGCTGGTCAAGTTCGACTTTCTGGGGCTGAAAACACTGACCGTCATCCAGAATGCCGTGGACCTGATCCGCGGGCAGGGGCGTGACATCCATATCAGCGCGAATGGTGACACGCTTTATGACCCGCCTGAAGGGACCGAGAACGAAATCAACACCATCCCGCTGGACGATGAAGCGACCTACAAACTTTACGCTGCCGCCAAGACGGTCGCGGTGTTCCAGGTGGAATCCAGCGGCATGATGGACGCGCTTCGCCGCATGAAGCCGACCTGTATCGAAGATATCGTGGCGCTGGTTGCGCTGTATCGCCCCGGCCCGATGGAGAACATTCCCACCTATTGCGAGGTCAAAAACGGGCTGCGCGAAATCGAAAGCGTCCACCCCCTGATCGACCATATCCTTGAGGAAACGCAGGGTATTATCGTTTATCAGGAACAGGTGATGCAGATCGCGCAGGTCATGGCGGGGTATTCCCTTGGCGGCGCCGACCTTCTGCGCCGCGCCATGGGTAAAAAGATCAAAGAGGCGATGGACGCCGAACGCCCGAAATTCGAAAAAGGGGCGGCGGAAAACGGTGTGGATGCCAAGAAAGCGTCCGAGGTGTTCGACCTTCTGGAAAAATTCGCCAACTACGGCTTCAATAAATCCCACGCTGCTGCCTATGCCGTGGTCAGCTATCAAACCGCATGGCTGAAAGCGAACCACCCGGTCGAGTTCATGGCTGGTGTGATGAACTGCGATATCCACCTGACCGACAAGCTGTCCGTCTATGCCCACGAAGTCCGCCGGGGGATGGAGATCGAGATCGTGCCGCCCTGCGTCAATCGCTCGCTTGAGACATTCAGTGTCGACGGTGCGCGCGTGGTCTATGGGCTGGGGGCGTTGAAGAACGTGGGTATCGAGGCGATGAAGCTGGTCGTCGAAGGCCGCAAGGTGGACGGGGTCGACAAGCCCTTCGCCACGCTTTTTGATTTCGCCCGCCGCGTTGACCTGAAAAGGGTCGGCAAACGGCCGATGGAAATGCTGGCTCGTGCCGGTGCCTTCGATCAGTTGGACCCGAACCGTCGCCGCGTGTTCGACAGCCTTGATGCGCTGGTCAGCTATTCGGCGGCGATCCACGAACAGCGCGCGTCAAACCAGGTGTCCCTGTTTGGCGAGGCGGGCGACGACCTGCCCGAACCGCGTCTGTCTCCGGTTGGGGATTGGCTGCCGAATGAGCGTCTTGCCGAAGAACACAAGGCAATCGGCTTCTATCTGTCCGGCCATCCGCTGGATGACTATCTGCCCGCGTTGAAACGCAAGGGCATCATGACGCTGAAAGAGCTGCGTGACAAGGCCGAACGGTCTGGCGCCGCCGTTGGCAAGGTGGCCGTCAATGTCAGCGGTTTGCAGGCCCGCAAATCCGCCCGCGGCAACCAGTTCTTCCGCCTGAACATCGACGACCCTACCGAACAGGTGTCGGGTATTCTGCTGTTTGCCGATGATTTTGAAGCCTGCCGGAAGGTCTTTGATGAAACGATGCAGGTGGTGATGCAGCTTGAAGGCCGGTTCGAGGAAGGTCAGTTCGATCCGCGCGGTCGGTCTGTCGCGCCGTTGGACGCGGTGATTGCTGACGCTGGCGGAATGGCGCTGAAGCTCTATCTTGACCAGCCGGACACGCTGACACAGGTTGCCAACCTATTGAAAGCTGCGGCTGAGAAGACGCGGAATGTTCGACCCGGAGAGGTTTCGGTCTGCCTGATGGACCCGTCCCTGCCGGGCGAGGTCGAGATGACACTGGGCCAATCCTTCCCGCTGAATCCGCAGATAAAGGGCGCGCTGAAATCACTAACCGGCGTGATTGACGTGGAAGAGGTTTAG
- a CDS encoding helix-turn-helix transcriptional regulator, which yields MPKSDACQDARNAYAARQWRASYGLFSAAHHEVPLVSDDLRRFAAAAYLIGEEREALELWTRLHQECAIHGKTDAAARWAFWIGLFHLLAGRASQAGGWCARARRLLPSGGSEGPAAGYGKIIDGLMGLDGAPPIQRFDAAIDIAARFDDQDLLAIGLLSRGQALIRSDSVTEGVDLLDEAMVTVTAGRVAPVLAGVVYCAVILTCQSVFDLERAVQWTRELDAWCATQPDLVPYRGQCLVHRSELLMMEGDWAAAEREADKALDHLGASSEMVVGRALYQRGEIFRLRGAFGPAAEMYREADLRGFPPQPGAALLLLVQGRNCEAAEALQTALEASGGTERRLLLLGPLVETLVSAGKLAPARPHAEDLTEQAAHLGAPLLEATALDATGRLLLAERKPQAARSILREALMIWQRLACPYRAALTRRMLGEAHLALAETAAARADIAAAHEVFVRLGAEPDAALAAALLVNGRDTGGLTAREVEVLARVAAGETNRQIATALAISEHTVARHLSNIFDKTGTGNRTEASIYAQKGGLV from the coding sequence ATGCCCAAGTCAGACGCCTGTCAGGATGCTCGAAACGCGTATGCCGCACGCCAGTGGCGCGCGTCGTATGGCTTGTTTTCGGCTGCCCACCACGAGGTTCCGTTGGTATCCGACGACTTGCGGCGCTTTGCCGCCGCGGCCTATCTTATCGGTGAGGAACGCGAGGCGCTGGAGCTTTGGACGCGGCTGCATCAGGAATGCGCGATTCACGGCAAGACTGACGCTGCTGCGCGATGGGCGTTCTGGATCGGGTTGTTTCACTTGCTTGCTGGCCGGGCCAGCCAGGCTGGCGGCTGGTGCGCGCGTGCCCGGAGACTGCTTCCGTCTGGAGGGTCCGAAGGCCCGGCGGCAGGTTACGGCAAGATCATCGACGGCCTGATGGGCTTGGATGGCGCGCCGCCGATCCAGCGCTTCGACGCGGCCATAGATATTGCTGCAAGGTTCGATGACCAGGACCTGCTTGCCATCGGTTTGCTGTCTCGCGGGCAGGCTCTGATCCGCAGCGATTCAGTGACCGAGGGGGTTGATTTGCTTGATGAGGCGATGGTCACGGTTACGGCGGGGCGCGTGGCCCCGGTTCTTGCCGGGGTGGTTTACTGCGCCGTGATCCTGACTTGCCAGAGCGTCTTCGATCTTGAGCGCGCAGTCCAATGGACCCGCGAACTCGACGCTTGGTGCGCGACGCAGCCCGACCTTGTGCCGTATCGCGGCCAATGCCTCGTGCACCGGTCCGAGTTGCTGATGATGGAAGGGGATTGGGCCGCCGCCGAGCGCGAGGCCGACAAGGCGCTGGATCACCTTGGTGCCTCTTCCGAAATGGTCGTGGGCCGAGCCTTATATCAACGCGGCGAGATCTTTCGGCTTCGCGGCGCATTCGGTCCAGCGGCAGAGATGTACCGCGAGGCCGATCTGCGCGGTTTCCCGCCGCAGCCCGGCGCGGCGCTCCTGTTGCTTGTCCAAGGCAGAAATTGCGAGGCAGCTGAAGCCTTGCAGACTGCGCTGGAGGCATCAGGGGGCACCGAACGCCGCCTGCTCCTGCTCGGACCCTTGGTCGAAACGCTGGTGTCTGCGGGCAAACTGGCGCCTGCACGACCCCATGCCGAGGACCTGACCGAACAGGCCGCTCACCTCGGCGCGCCGCTTCTCGAGGCCACGGCACTCGATGCCACGGGTCGCCTGCTTCTGGCCGAGCGCAAGCCGCAGGCTGCGCGCAGCATCCTGCGCGAGGCCCTGATGATCTGGCAGCGGCTTGCATGCCCCTATCGTGCAGCCCTGACTCGCAGGATGCTGGGCGAGGCTCACTTAGCCCTTGCCGAAACCGCAGCGGCGCGGGCTGACATCGCGGCGGCGCACGAGGTCTTCGTTCGCCTGGGGGCCGAACCCGACGCCGCACTGGCAGCGGCGCTGCTGGTGAACGGCCGGGACACCGGCGGGCTGACGGCGCGGGAAGTGGAGGTTCTGGCGCGGGTGGCGGCGGGTGAGACAAACCGTCAAATCGCGACGGCGCTCGCGATCAGCGAACATACGGTTGCCCGACATCTCAGCAACATTTTCGACAAAACCGGCACCGGCAACCGGACAGAGGCGAGCATCTACGCGCAGAAAGGGGGCCTCGTCTGA
- a CDS encoding class I SAM-dependent methyltransferase has product MILNQTPNDTVVPGPPAYERYFVSAIGQPIAEDLIAAAQLQPGEQVLDVACGTGIVARLAARHVAPTGTVTGADINPGMIAEAKRACEDFPNIDWHEADAAALPMPDDSFDVVLCQMGLQFFPAKLPTLKEMRRVLRPGGRVLVNTPGPMPALFSVIRDAVSRYVGPKSAGFLDAVFSVHDPDEYTELLRSAGFRHMNVRRAEKALELPPPGDFLWQYLQSTPIGADVFNKTDADERATLEAHVRKGCRQFETGSGMKLQVGLTTAAARK; this is encoded by the coding sequence ATGATCTTGAACCAGACCCCAAATGACACTGTCGTCCCCGGCCCCCCGGCCTACGAACGCTATTTCGTGTCCGCCATCGGCCAACCGATCGCGGAAGATCTGATTGCCGCGGCACAGCTTCAGCCCGGCGAGCAGGTGCTTGATGTCGCCTGCGGGACGGGCATCGTCGCGCGCCTTGCTGCCCGCCACGTCGCGCCCACCGGCACAGTGACCGGTGCCGACATCAACCCGGGGATGATCGCCGAGGCGAAAAGGGCGTGCGAGGATTTTCCGAACATCGACTGGCACGAAGCGGATGCAGCCGCCCTGCCGATGCCGGACGACAGTTTCGACGTCGTCCTATGTCAGATGGGGCTTCAATTCTTTCCGGCCAAGTTGCCAACACTGAAGGAGATGCGCAGAGTCCTGCGACCGGGTGGGCGGGTTCTTGTCAACACGCCAGGGCCAATGCCCGCGTTGTTTTCCGTGATCCGCGACGCCGTGTCCAGGTATGTGGGCCCCAAGTCGGCGGGTTTCCTGGACGCCGTCTTCTCGGTTCACGATCCCGACGAATACACGGAACTTTTGCGCAGCGCCGGATTTCGCCATATGAACGTGCGCCGGGCCGAGAAGGCCCTCGAACTGCCGCCGCCCGGCGACTTCCTGTGGCAATACCTGCAAAGTACGCCGATTGGCGCTGACGTTTTCAACAAGACCGACGCCGACGAACGCGCCACATTGGAAGCGCATGTTCGGAAAGGTTGCCGCCAATTCGAAACGGGCAGTGGTATGAAGCTACAAGTCGGTCTGACGACCGCTGCGGCTCGAAAATAG
- a CDS encoding inorganic phosphate transporter, protein MGAEKRGSQWKTLDKDLNRISQVEYATQYVSRPLVGMGVALAFIVIAALGAAVFFGQSPTSLVVVIAAAFGAYMALNIGANDVANNMGPAVGANALTMGGAIVIAIIFESAGALLAGGDVVSTISKGIIDPSGFDQSRVFVWAMMAALISSALWVNLATWVGAPVSTTHSVVGGVMGAGIAAAGFAAVNWSTMGKIAASWVISPVMGGAIAALFLALIKHKIIYQDDKIAAAKRWVPVLIGIMAAAFGAYLSIKGLKKVVKIDLGTALLIGAGVGAVAYVITAPLIARQAEGLENRTKSLKTLFALPLIFSAALLSFAHGANDVANAVGPLAAIVHVESVGDFADKVSIPTWVMVIGAFGISFGLMLFGPKLIRMVGSQITKLNPMRAYCVALSAAITVIIASWLGLPVSSTHIAVGGVFGVGFYREFHMERRLRRSSAARPEIKRIAPEERRRRKLVRRSHFMTIVAAWVITVPAAAIMSAIIFFVLNTIVS, encoded by the coding sequence ATGGGCGCAGAAAAACGCGGCAGCCAGTGGAAAACACTGGATAAAGACCTGAACCGGATCAGCCAGGTCGAATACGCCACGCAATATGTCTCGCGGCCCTTGGTCGGTATGGGCGTCGCACTTGCGTTCATCGTCATTGCGGCCCTTGGCGCCGCCGTATTCTTTGGTCAATCGCCGACCTCGCTCGTGGTCGTTATCGCCGCCGCCTTTGGCGCGTATATGGCGCTAAACATCGGGGCAAATGACGTGGCCAACAATATGGGGCCAGCCGTCGGCGCCAATGCCCTGACCATGGGCGGCGCAATTGTCATCGCGATCATTTTTGAAAGCGCTGGCGCACTGCTGGCGGGTGGCGACGTGGTCTCGACCATCTCGAAGGGCATCATTGACCCGTCGGGTTTTGACCAATCCCGCGTTTTCGTCTGGGCGATGATGGCGGCGCTGATCTCATCAGCCTTGTGGGTAAACCTTGCCACTTGGGTCGGGGCGCCGGTTTCGACCACACATTCTGTTGTGGGAGGCGTAATGGGCGCAGGCATCGCCGCTGCCGGGTTCGCCGCGGTCAACTGGTCTACCATGGGCAAGATCGCCGCATCCTGGGTCATTTCACCGGTTATGGGCGGCGCGATTGCCGCGCTGTTTCTGGCGCTGATCAAGCACAAGATCATCTATCAAGACGACAAGATCGCCGCCGCGAAACGCTGGGTTCCGGTGCTGATCGGCATTATGGCGGCAGCCTTCGGTGCATACCTGTCGATCAAAGGATTGAAAAAGGTTGTTAAAATCGACTTGGGCACTGCCCTGCTGATCGGGGCGGGCGTTGGAGCCGTCGCTTATGTCATCACTGCGCCGCTGATCGCCCGCCAGGCCGAAGGGCTTGAGAACCGCACCAAATCCCTGAAAACGCTGTTCGCCCTGCCGCTGATTTTCTCGGCCGCCCTTCTGTCCTTTGCCCATGGTGCAAATGACGTGGCCAATGCGGTTGGCCCGCTGGCCGCCATCGTGCACGTGGAAAGCGTGGGCGACTTCGCGGATAAAGTCTCGATCCCAACCTGGGTCATGGTCATCGGGGCCTTCGGCATCAGCTTCGGCCTGATGCTGTTCGGCCCGAAACTGATCCGCATGGTCGGCAGCCAAATCACCAAGCTGAACCCGATGCGCGCCTATTGCGTCGCCTTGTCCGCCGCGATCACTGTTATTATCGCTAGCTGGCTGGGCCTGCCGGTCAGTTCGACCCACATCGCGGTCGGCGGTGTCTTCGGCGTCGGCTTCTATCGCGAGTTTCACATGGAACGCCGCCTGCGTCGTTCTTCCGCCGCGCGGCCCGAAATCAAACGCATCGCCCCCGAGGAACGCCGCCGCCGCAAACTGGTGCGCCGTTCGCATTTCATGACCATCGTGGCGGCCTGGGTCATCACCGTGCCCGCAGCGGCGATCATGTCAGCGATCATCTTTTTCGTTTTGAATACAATCGTGTCCTGA
- a CDS encoding NUDIX hydrolase translates to MFQRPNRVQVAALCYRGAGDDKEVLLVTSRGTGRWILPKGWPMDGKNAAEAARQEAWEEAGVAKGQLNHAPIGAYESEKEMDFGGIARCTTTVFPLKVEKLSDDFPEADERTRRWVSADQAADMVQEKDLQKILQEF, encoded by the coding sequence ATGTTTCAACGCCCCAACCGGGTGCAAGTCGCCGCCCTCTGTTATCGCGGGGCGGGTGACGACAAAGAAGTGCTGCTGGTCACATCACGCGGCACCGGGCGTTGGATTTTGCCCAAGGGCTGGCCCATGGATGGGAAGAACGCAGCCGAAGCGGCCCGACAGGAAGCTTGGGAAGAAGCCGGTGTTGCAAAAGGTCAGTTGAACCATGCCCCGATTGGCGCTTACGAGTCTGAAAAGGAAATGGATTTCGGTGGTATTGCTCGTTGCACGACCACCGTTTTCCCGCTGAAGGTCGAGAAATTGTCCGACGATTTCCCCGAAGCCGATGAGCGCACGCGCAGGTGGGTCTCAGCGGATCAAGCGGCGGACATGGTCCAGGAAAAAGACCTTCAAAAGATTCTGCAAGAGTTCTAA